The Rhodothermales bacterium genome includes the window TCATCGCCTACCTGACGGCCGTGCGGCGCGGAGCCACTGAAATCGTGGACACCGACGACGACAACCTTCCGTATGACGACTGGTCGTTTCCGGCATTTGACGCTGCCTACCCGACCATCGGCGCTCAGGGGTACGTCAACGTGTATCGGCGCTACACCACGGCGCCCATCTGGCCGCGCGGTTTCCCGCTGTCCCTGATCACGGAGTCGCTCCAGACTCCGCCGGAAACCTCTGCCGAGAGCCCCTGCAATGTGGGCATCTGGCAGGGGCTCGCGGATGAGGATCCAGACGTGGATGCCGTATACCGACTCACGGACGACACTCCGGTGACCTTTGCCAAAGCCGGTCCCGTCGTGCTGGAATCCGGCGCCATGTGCCCGTTCAATTCCCAGAACACGGCATTCCGTCCGGAGGCCTTTCCTCTCCTGTACCTTCCCTCGACGGTGACCTTCCGTTTCACGGACATCTTGCGGGGCATCGTGGCGCAGCCCATCCTTTGGGCCGCCGGTCTGCAACTCGGATTCCTGGACGCCACCGTGCGCCAGGTCAGAAATCCGCACGACTACATGGCGGACTTCCGCTCCGAAGTGCCCATGTATCTGCACGGTGAGCAGGCCTTCGATATTGCGCGGTCCACAGCAAGCAGTTCCTTCTCGGTCGCCGACAACCTGCACCGGGTATACGAAGCGTTGCATACGGCGGACATCGTGCAGACCGAGGAGATCACCCGCCTCGAAGCGTGGCTCGGCGATCTCACCGGATAGTGCCGGGGATTGCGGTTGTCGCCGTGCTGGCGGCCGCTGCTTCCTTCTTCAACCCCGAGCCCCCCGCCCGGTTTGTGGCGCTGGGCGGCGATGGGGGCATCTACCTGGAATGGGAGGCCAGCCCGACACCTCGGGTCGAGAGTTACCGGATTTTCCGGAGACGTGACGGGGATTCGCTCTACTTCCCCGTCATTCGTGTCCCGGAGGTTCAGAAGTCCTACTTCGACACCAGCGCGGTGGGCGGTGTGTCCTACTGGTACCGCATCCGGTCCATCGACTTTTTCGCGAGGGCCGGACCTTTCTCGGACAGCGTGTCCGCGCGCTTTCTGGACACGCTGCCGCCCGGGCCACCGGACTCCCTGCAGACCGAAGGCAGCGAACGCGGCCTGTTTCTCCGCTGGGTGGGCCCCGAAGATCGGGATGTAAACGGCTACGAGGTGTTCAGGGGGCAAGCGGGCGATCCCTTGCGTGCCCATCTCGAGAGTTCGGAACCCCAGATACTGGACTCCCTGGCCGCCATCGGCGTTGA containing:
- a CDS encoding DUF288 domain-containing protein, with the protein product MRFIAITSIFPPTEAVRLFAGRDSHALIVAGDRKSPDTWECAGAEFLDVQTQLDSGFRLASLLPFNHYCRKLIAYLTAVRRGATEIVDTDDDNLPYDDWSFPAFDAAYPTIGAQGYVNVYRRYTTAPIWPRGFPLSLITESLQTPPETSAESPCNVGIWQGLADEDPDVDAVYRLTDDTPVTFAKAGPVVLESGAMCPFNSQNTAFRPEAFPLLYLPSTVTFRFTDILRGIVAQPILWAAGLQLGFLDATVRQVRNPHDYMADFRSEVPMYLHGEQAFDIARSTASSSFSVADNLHRVYEALHTADIVQTEEITRLEAWLGDLTG